In Synechococcus sp. KORDI-100, a single window of DNA contains:
- a CDS encoding class I SAM-dependent methyltransferase, translating into MANSLGKLAYQTLQQGKSIAGLAHKELSTKVMELMAPETVPKTEKVSAAMLNALRQSMASLQERDWEDAQQGVYPTELLFEAPWVDWASRYPLVWLDLPSTWDRRRERNVRDLPDTTDPSLYPDYYLQNFHHQTDGYLSDHSAALYDLQVEILFNGSADAMRRRVLAPLKRGLRHFSDRSPSSLRILDVATGTGRTLQQIHRALPHAELIGLDLSTAYLRQANRWLNNGNETLIQLLRGNAESLPFADGGLQGVTCVFLLHELPADARQNVLNECCRVLEPGGVMVLADSVQLADSPQFDTALDNFRRVFHEPYYRDYIGDDINARLREAGFDGVQAESHFMTRIWTARKPLPQEL; encoded by the coding sequence ATGGCGAATTCCCTGGGCAAGCTCGCTTATCAGACCCTTCAGCAGGGAAAGAGCATTGCAGGACTCGCTCACAAGGAGCTCAGCACCAAGGTGATGGAGCTGATGGCTCCTGAAACCGTCCCCAAGACTGAGAAGGTCTCCGCCGCGATGCTGAACGCTCTGAGGCAGTCAATGGCATCGCTCCAGGAGCGGGACTGGGAGGACGCCCAGCAAGGCGTTTACCCCACAGAGCTGTTGTTTGAAGCCCCCTGGGTGGACTGGGCCAGTCGATACCCGCTGGTCTGGCTTGATCTGCCATCGACCTGGGATCGACGGCGGGAGCGGAATGTTCGAGACCTTCCTGACACGACCGATCCATCGCTCTACCCGGACTACTACCTACAGAACTTTCACCACCAGACCGACGGCTACTTGAGCGACCACTCAGCGGCTCTGTATGACCTTCAGGTGGAGATCCTGTTCAACGGGTCGGCCGATGCCATGCGCAGGCGCGTGCTGGCACCGCTGAAGCGGGGCCTGCGTCATTTCTCAGATCGATCCCCCTCCTCCCTTCGCATCCTTGATGTAGCAACGGGAACGGGCCGCACGCTGCAGCAGATCCACCGTGCCTTGCCCCATGCCGAGCTGATCGGTCTCGATCTGTCCACGGCCTATCTGCGCCAGGCGAATCGCTGGCTCAACAACGGCAACGAGACCCTGATCCAGCTGTTGCGGGGCAACGCTGAATCCCTGCCTTTCGCCGACGGCGGCTTACAGGGTGTGACCTGCGTGTTCCTGCTGCATGAGTTGCCTGCCGACGCGCGACAGAACGTTCTGAATGAGTGCTGTCGGGTGTTGGAGCCTGGCGGTGTGATGGTTCTTGCCGATTCGGTACAGTTGGCCGATTCCCCTCAGTTCGATACGGCACTGGACAATTTCCGCCGTGTCTTCCATGAGCCCTACTACCGCGATTACATCGGCGATGACATCAACGCCAGACTGCGCGAGGCCGGTTTTGACGGGGTCCAGGCTGAATCGCACTTCATGACCCGGATCTGGACGGCCAGGAAACCACTTCCTCAGGAGCTCTGA